The Selenomonadales bacterium genome contains a region encoding:
- a CDS encoding transposase domain-containing protein, translating to TPHGAKASATIYSIVETAKENGLNPFTYLIYLFEQMPNMDVKDRDALDKLLPWSNSLPARCRIRKISDEMPAS from the coding sequence TACGCCTCATGGTGCGAAGGCCAGCGCCACGATTTATAGCATCGTCGAAACGGCCAAGGAAAATGGCTTAAACCCCTTCACCTACCTGATCTACTTGTTCGAACAGATGCCTAATATGGATGTCAAAGATCGAGATGCCTTAGACAAACTGCTTCCATGGTCCAACAGCTTGCCGGCCAGGTGCCGGATCAGGAAAATAAGTGACGAAATGCCCGCCTCCTAA